The following proteins come from a genomic window of Candidatus Kuenenbacteria bacterium:
- a CDS encoding glycosyltransferase family 4 protein, which yields MKLIYFSNSRIPTEKGYGIQIMKMCHFLAAIVDHLELVIPTKKNKVFKNVDAFGYYQVEKNFILKKISCLDPSWIAKKMPQGIYIKVQAVFWLVSLSVYLLFKQNKNQFVAYTRDEYSLPVLQLFFKAVVWEAHTLPRNTKRYLKYWSKCHKIITITNGLKDELAGLGLDGKNILVAPDAVDLSEFEKVRLGKQELRQKLGLPPDKNIIAYTGHLYDWKGVQGLADAAKFLTEKEIIVFIGGSEEKFDLGRFRSRNEGNKRILILGYKPYAQMPLYLKAADVLVLPNSAGEQKSKSWTSPLKLFMYLASGTPIVAADLPSLTEILNKDNAVLYQPDDSAAMATSIQKVLTDPSLSTKISAKARSDVQAHTWQKRAEKIVAFIQS from the coding sequence ATGAAACTCATTTATTTTAGCAATTCACGCATCCCCACTGAAAAAGGTTATGGCATACAGATAATGAAAATGTGCCATTTCCTGGCTGCCATTGTTGATCATCTGGAATTGGTTATCCCAACCAAAAAAAACAAGGTCTTTAAAAATGTTGATGCTTTCGGCTATTATCAGGTAGAAAAGAATTTTATCCTCAAAAAAATCAGCTGTTTAGATCCCAGCTGGATTGCCAAAAAAATGCCCCAGGGAATTTATATCAAAGTCCAGGCCGTTTTTTGGCTGGTGAGTTTGTCCGTTTATTTACTTTTCAAACAAAATAAAAATCAGTTTGTTGCTTATACCCGGGACGAATATTCCCTGCCTGTTTTGCAGCTTTTTTTCAAAGCAGTAGTCTGGGAAGCGCATACTTTGCCGCGCAACACCAAGCGCTATTTAAAATATTGGTCTAAGTGCCATAAAATTATTACTATTACTAATGGCCTCAAAGACGAGCTGGCTGGACTTGGCCTTGATGGAAAAAATATTCTCGTCGCTCCTGATGCGGTTGATTTATCTGAATTTGAAAAAGTTAGATTGGGCAAACAGGAATTGCGCCAAAAGCTCGGCCTGCCGCCGGATAAAAATATTATCGCCTACACCGGCCATCTTTACGACTGGAAAGGAGTTCAAGGTCTAGCCGATGCGGCCAAATTTTTGACCGAAAAAGAAATCATAGTTTTCATTGGCGGCTCTGAAGAAAAATTTGACCTAGGTAGATTTAGATCGAGAAATGAAGGCAACAAACGAATTTTAATTTTGGGCTACAAGCCCTATGCTCAGATGCCTCTTTATCTGAAAGCGGCCGACGTTTTGGTTTTGCCAAATTCTGCCGGTGAGCAGAAATCAAAATCTTGGACCTCGCCTTTAAAGCTTTTCATGTATCTGGCTAGCGGTACGCCTATCGTAGCTGCCGATCTACCCAGTTTGACTGAAATTTTAAATAAAGATAATGCCGTCTTGTATCAGCCAGACGACTCGGCCGCTATGGCCACCTCTATCCAAAAAGTGTTGACTGATCCCTCGCTAAGCACTAAGATAAGTGCAAAGGCCAGAAGTGATGTTCAGGCCCACACTTGGCAAAAAAGGGCCGAGAAAATAGTGGCATTTATCCAATCTTAA
- a CDS encoding glycosyltransferase family 4 protein, protein MKILIVAYKFGTEKELGEHLGTYHYFIEIARRLVASGHEIAVIAPWLSFSKKGSGGFDGVKVIRYYPPLWHKIWAFPFNRLLRFSYIWATQRQVLKFNKKEKPDAIFVWQARETGYAVAQLKNKIKTPFIFRQITTWHWHFERGPKEIFGQRSWYKAIKNLGLGRLVDYLLNFLLDQKTQKRYAREIYQKADKVVFLSQVAAAEGLDMGLDNDKVDTLPVSIETDLFQPLNKKNDLRQKLGINGDKVILFIGRINFAEKGIGYLLEALPSIITEIPGVNLVIVGSGGETPRMMAMIKDLQIEKNVQLVGSKSFYQLIDYLNAADVFATPSVWMEAFGQVTIEAMACGLPVVTSDAGASPEININNETGFIVPAKNKEALAEALTQILKDDQLAERFGREGRQRVLENYTYEVVIEKLLAIIQSIKNKTR, encoded by the coding sequence ATGAAAATATTAATCGTCGCTTATAAATTTGGTACCGAAAAAGAGCTGGGCGAACACCTGGGCACCTATCATTATTTTATAGAAATCGCCCGCCGTCTTGTTGCTTCGGGACACGAGATTGCTGTGATTGCGCCCTGGCTTTCTTTTTCAAAAAAAGGCAGTGGTGGATTTGATGGCGTCAAAGTAATTCGTTACTATCCGCCGCTCTGGCATAAAATTTGGGCTTTCCCTTTCAACCGCCTCTTGCGCTTTTCGTATATTTGGGCTACCCAGAGGCAAGTCTTGAAATTTAATAAAAAAGAAAAGCCCGACGCTATTTTTGTCTGGCAGGCTAGGGAAACTGGTTATGCCGTTGCCCAGCTAAAAAATAAAATAAAAACACCTTTTATCTTTCGCCAGATCACCACTTGGCACTGGCATTTTGAAAGGGGACCAAAAGAAATTTTTGGCCAGCGCTCTTGGTACAAGGCCATAAAAAATTTAGGGCTCGGGCGTCTGGTTGATTATCTTTTAAATTTTCTACTTGATCAAAAAACTCAAAAAAGATATGCTCGTGAGATTTATCAAAAAGCAGATAAGGTTGTTTTTTTGAGTCAGGTGGCTGCGGCCGAAGGCCTTGATATGGGGCTAGACAATGACAAGGTTGACACCTTGCCGGTCTCCATAGAGACTGATTTGTTTCAGCCATTAAATAAAAAAAATGACTTACGCCAAAAGCTAGGTATCAATGGAGACAAGGTTATTTTATTTATTGGCCGCATAAATTTTGCCGAAAAGGGTATTGGTTATCTGCTCGAAGCTCTGCCGTCAATAATTACCGAGATTCCCGGAGTAAATTTGGTCATTGTCGGCAGTGGCGGGGAAACCCCGCGCATGATGGCCATGATCAAAGATTTGCAGATAGAAAAAAATGTCCAATTGGTTGGCAGTAAATCTTTTTATCAATTGATCGATTATCTCAATGCCGCAGATGTTTTTGCTACCCCGTCGGTCTGGATGGAAGCTTTTGGCCAAGTGACGATCGAAGCTATGGCTTGCGGTTTGCCAGTAGTCACCTCTGACGCCGGCGCTAGCCCAGAGATAAATATTAATAATGAGACTGGTTTTATCGTCCCAGCCAAAAACAAAGAAGCGCTCGCCGAGGCCCTTACCCAAATTTTAAAAGATGACCAACTGGCTGAGAGGTTTGGCCGAGAGGGCCGGCAAAGAGTTTTGGAAAATTATACTTATGAAGTTGTGATTGAAAAACTTTTAGCGATTATTCAATCTATAAAAAATAAAACCCGATGA